A section of the Thermococcus sp. 21S7 genome encodes:
- a CDS encoding 30S ribosomal protein S4, translating to MGDPKRQRKRYETPSHPWIKERLDRERVLMKKYALKNKKELWRHETQLKEFRRRARRLLAARGRQAEVERVQLLQRLNRLGLLPADAVLDDVLSLTVEDVLDRRLQTLVYKKGLARTIRQARQLIVHGHIEVNGQIIRSPGYLVLREEEDAIAYSKTSPFAKESHPERMVIEQAKQGGEA from the coding sequence ATGGGAGACCCTAAGAGGCAGAGGAAGAGGTATGAGACTCCCTCTCACCCCTGGATTAAGGAGAGGCTCGACCGCGAGAGAGTCCTCATGAAGAAGTACGCCCTCAAGAACAAGAAGGAACTCTGGAGGCACGAGACTCAGCTCAAGGAGTTCAGGCGTAGGGCCAGGCGCCTCCTTGCCGCCCGCGGCAGGCAGGCAGAGGTCGAGAGGGTTCAGCTCCTCCAGAGGCTCAACAGGCTCGGCCTCCTCCCGGCCGATGCCGTCCTGGATGACGTTCTCTCACTCACCGTTGAGGACGTCCTCGACAGGCGCCTTCAGACCCTCGTCTACAAGAAGGGCCTCGCCAGGACCATCAGGCAGGCCAGGCAGCTCATAGTTCACGGCCACATCGAGGTCAATGGACAGATCATCCGCTCCCCGGGATACCTCGTTCTCAGGGAGGAGGAAGACGCTATAGCCTACTCGAAGACCTCTCCTTTCGCGAAGGAGAGCCACCCCGAGAGGATGGTTATCGAACAGGCCAAGCAGGGTGGTGAGGCATGA
- a CDS encoding 50S ribosomal protein L40e, whose translation MARFPEAEARIFRKYICMRCGATNPWKAKKCRKCGYKGLRPKAREPRGGMGR comes from the coding sequence ATGGCGAGATTCCCAGAGGCTGAGGCCAGAATCTTTAGGAAGTACATCTGCATGCGCTGCGGCGCCACCAACCCGTGGAAGGCCAAGAAGTGCAGGAAGTGCGGCTACAAGGGTCTCCGCCCGAAGGCGAGAGAGCCGCGCGGTGGAATGGGACGCTGA
- a CDS encoding DNA-directed RNA polymerase subunit N, giving the protein MIVPVRCFTCGKVIGDKYYEFKARVEKGEDPEKVLDDLGIERYCCRRTLLSHVELIDQVMVYRVY; this is encoded by the coding sequence GTGATAGTTCCCGTCAGGTGCTTCACGTGTGGAAAGGTCATAGGGGACAAATACTACGAATTCAAGGCCCGGGTTGAGAAGGGCGAGGATCCCGAGAAGGTCCTCGACGACCTCGGGATCGAGAGGTACTGCTGCAGGAGAACCCTGCTGAGCCACGTCGAGCTCATCGACCAGGTAATGGTTTACAGGGTATACTGA
- the rpsB gene encoding 30S ribosomal protein S2 yields the protein MEEYLVPLDQYLAAGVHIGTQQKTQDMKKFIYRVRQDGLYVLDVRKTDERLRVAGKFLAKFDPANILAVSVRLYGQKPVKKFGDVTGARAIPGRFLPGTMTNPQVKNFMEPDVLIVTDPRADHQAMKEAIEIGIPIVALVDTENFLSYVDVAIPTNNKGRKALALIYWILAREVLYNRKEIESREDFKVPVEDFEMRIIRT from the coding sequence ATGGAGGAATACCTTGTTCCACTCGACCAGTACCTTGCCGCTGGTGTCCACATCGGCACCCAGCAGAAGACCCAGGACATGAAGAAGTTCATATACCGCGTTAGACAGGACGGTCTCTACGTCCTTGACGTCAGGAAGACCGACGAGAGGCTCCGCGTTGCCGGCAAGTTCCTGGCCAAGTTCGACCCGGCGAACATCCTCGCTGTCAGCGTCAGGCTCTACGGCCAGAAGCCGGTCAAGAAGTTCGGCGACGTTACCGGTGCTAGGGCCATTCCGGGCCGTTTCCTGCCGGGAACCATGACCAACCCGCAGGTCAAGAACTTCATGGAGCCGGACGTCCTCATAGTCACCGATCCGAGGGCCGACCACCAGGCTATGAAGGAGGCCATTGAGATTGGCATACCGATAGTGGCCCTCGTTGACACCGAGAACTTCCTCAGCTACGTCGACGTTGCGATTCCGACCAACAACAAGGGTAGAAAGGCTCTCGCGCTCATCTACTGGATCCTCGCGAGGGAGGTACTCTACAACAGGAAGGAGATAGAGAGCAGGGAGGACTTCAAGGTTCCGGTTGAGGACTTTGAGATGAGGATTATCAGAACCTGA
- a CDS encoding DNA-directed RNA polymerase subunit D: MEPKFQILEKRENSVKFLVEGVDVPFANALRRTILAEVPTFAIDEVEFFENDSALFDEIIAHRLAMIPLTTPVERFSLDALELDDYTVTLSLEVEGPGMVYSGDLKSDDEGVKPANPDIPIVKLAEGQRLTLNAYAKLGRGRNHAKWQPGFVYYKYLTKIHVSKEIPSWEELKTLAERRGLPVEETGEELIITTIKAFYLPRKFEAYLGDKIREEVVPGAFVFTVETNGELPVEEIVAIALKILMRKSDRFISELHKLASD; this comes from the coding sequence ATGGAGCCAAAGTTTCAGATTCTTGAGAAAAGGGAGAACTCGGTTAAATTCCTCGTGGAGGGAGTTGACGTTCCCTTCGCCAACGCACTGAGGAGAACCATCCTCGCTGAGGTTCCCACCTTTGCCATTGATGAAGTCGAGTTCTTCGAGAACGATTCAGCCCTTTTTGACGAGATAATCGCCCACAGGCTGGCGATGATTCCGCTCACCACCCCGGTTGAGAGGTTCTCGCTGGATGCCCTTGAGCTCGACGACTACACCGTTACGCTCTCCCTTGAGGTAGAGGGGCCCGGAATGGTCTACTCCGGCGACCTCAAGAGCGACGATGAGGGCGTCAAGCCCGCCAACCCGGACATACCGATAGTCAAGCTCGCGGAGGGGCAGAGGCTCACGCTCAACGCCTACGCCAAGCTCGGCCGCGGCAGGAACCACGCCAAGTGGCAGCCCGGCTTCGTCTACTACAAGTACCTCACGAAAATCCACGTGAGCAAGGAGATTCCCAGCTGGGAGGAGCTTAAGACGCTCGCAGAGAGGCGCGGTCTTCCCGTTGAGGAGACTGGCGAGGAGCTCATCATTACGACCATCAAGGCATTCTACCTGCCGAGAAAGTTTGAGGCCTACCTCGGTGACAAGATAAGGGAAGAGGTAGTTCCCGGGGCGTTTGTGTTTACAGTGGAGACCAATGGAGAACTTCCCGTTGAGGAAATCGTGGCCATAGCCCTCAAAATCCTCATGAGGAAGAGCGATAGATTTATAAGCGAACTCCATAAATTAGCGTCCGACTGA
- a CDS encoding 30S ribosomal protein S11: MSEETQQQVNLKKKEKWGVAHIYSSYNNTIIHITDLTGAETVSRWSGGMVVKADRDEPSPYAAMIAARRAAEEAMEKGFVGVHIKVRAPGGSRSKSPGPGAQAAIRALARAGLRIGRVEDVTPIPHDGTRPKGGRRGRRV, encoded by the coding sequence ATGAGCGAGGAAACCCAGCAGCAGGTTAACCTTAAGAAGAAGGAGAAGTGGGGAGTTGCCCACATCTACTCCTCCTACAACAACACCATCATCCACATCACCGACCTCACCGGGGCCGAGACCGTCAGCAGGTGGAGCGGTGGTATGGTCGTCAAGGCCGACAGGGACGAGCCCTCACCCTACGCGGCCATGATTGCCGCGAGAAGGGCCGCCGAGGAGGCCATGGAGAAGGGCTTCGTCGGCGTTCACATCAAGGTTCGTGCCCCCGGTGGAAGCAGGAGCAAGAGCCCCGGACCGGGTGCCCAGGCAGCCATACGTGCGCTCGCTAGGGCAGGTCTGAGGATTGGAAGGGTTGAGGACGTCACCCCGATTCCGCACGACGGCACCAGGCCGAAGGGCGGAAGAAGGGGCAGGCGCGTCTGA
- a CDS encoding Lrp/AsnC ligand binding domain-containing protein, whose amino-acid sequence MIEAFVLVVVKPGTEEKVYNALTKEKKIKEIYRVYGEYDVIIRVEVENIHELDRFHDETLRKISNIEMTETLIASSYRG is encoded by the coding sequence ATGATTGAGGCCTTCGTGCTGGTTGTTGTTAAGCCCGGAACAGAGGAGAAGGTATACAACGCCCTGACCAAGGAAAAGAAGATAAAGGAAATATACCGCGTCTACGGGGAATACGACGTGATAATCCGTGTGGAAGTCGAGAACATCCACGAACTCGACAGGTTCCACGACGAAACCCTGAGGAAGATAAGCAACATAGAGATGACCGAGACGCTGATAGCGAGCTCGTACAGGGGGTGA
- a CDS encoding DNA-directed RNA polymerase subunit K, with translation MFRYTRFEKARIIGARALQIAMGAPILIDVPEGITPLDAALLEFEKGIIPLTVIRPS, from the coding sequence ATGTTCAGGTACACGAGGTTTGAAAAGGCCCGTATAATTGGAGCGAGGGCCCTCCAGATAGCGATGGGTGCGCCCATACTCATCGACGTCCCGGAAGGAATCACGCCGCTCGACGCCGCGTTGCTTGAGTTCGAGAAAGGCATAATTCCGCTCACCGTAATCAGGCCGAGCTGA
- a CDS encoding PadR family transcriptional regulator has translation MTTPMERLKNKITKEVLWLYILRLLKERPMYAYELKERIREAFNFEPATVSSYVVLYKLEKDGYVTAEWQESETGKPSRKYYRLTPEGEKLFEEGIAFLEDMLSKLKE, from the coding sequence ATGACGACCCCTATGGAGAGGCTCAAGAACAAGATAACGAAGGAGGTTCTGTGGCTCTACATCCTGAGGCTCCTGAAGGAGAGACCCATGTACGCGTACGAGCTCAAGGAGAGGATAAGGGAGGCCTTCAACTTCGAGCCCGCAACGGTCAGTTCGTACGTCGTCCTCTACAAACTGGAGAAGGACGGCTACGTTACCGCGGAGTGGCAGGAGAGTGAAACCGGAAAGCCGTCGAGGAAGTACTACAGGCTCACCCCTGAAGGCGAGAAGCTCTTCGAGGAGGGAATAGCATTTCTTGAGGACATGCTCTCGAAGCTCAAGGAGTGA
- a CDS encoding 30S ribosomal protein S9: MKVIQTAGKRKTAIARATIREGKGRVRINHKPVEIIEPEIARFTIMEPLVLAGEEIVGKVDIDVKVEGGGFMGQAEAARVAIARALVEWTNDMNLKEKFMKYDRTMLVGDSRRTEPHKPNRSTKGPRAKRQKSYR, from the coding sequence ATGAAGGTCATCCAGACTGCTGGTAAGAGAAAGACGGCCATCGCGAGGGCCACCATCAGGGAAGGAAAGGGCCGCGTCAGGATCAACCACAAGCCGGTTGAGATCATCGAGCCGGAGATAGCCCGCTTCACCATCATGGAGCCGCTCGTCCTCGCTGGCGAGGAGATAGTGGGCAAGGTCGACATAGACGTTAAGGTCGAGGGCGGAGGCTTCATGGGACAGGCAGAGGCTGCACGCGTCGCCATAGCCAGGGCACTCGTTGAGTGGACCAACGACATGAACCTCAAGGAAAAGTTTATGAAGTACGACAGGACCATGCTCGTCGGTGACAGCAGGAGAACCGAGCCGCACAAGCCCAACCGCTCAACCAAGGGTCCGCGCGCCAAGAGGCAGAAGTCCTACCGCTGA
- a CDS encoding YkgJ family cysteine cluster protein gives MEKRWIARIHLDTLQVECDSSFKFKCIENCGQCCYELEIPARDEDIAQIEELGYSAWEFVDYEKMFYRGDKFLSYALKKRPFDGGCVFLDPETKRCRIYDRRPLACRLYPFVFVKQGNVMEVYVKRDSFCPGLNHPEGEPITKEFLLREYGDVIEAYRRKVVKSRE, from the coding sequence TTGGAAAAGAGGTGGATCGCCAGGATTCACCTCGACACCCTCCAAGTCGAGTGCGACTCTTCTTTTAAATTTAAGTGCATCGAAAACTGCGGACAATGCTGCTACGAGCTTGAGATACCCGCCAGAGATGAGGATATAGCCCAAATAGAAGAGCTGGGATACAGTGCCTGGGAATTCGTCGATTACGAGAAAATGTTCTACCGGGGGGACAAGTTCCTGAGCTATGCCCTTAAAAAACGACCCTTCGACGGAGGATGTGTTTTCCTCGACCCCGAGACAAAGAGGTGCAGAATATACGACCGCAGACCTCTCGCCTGCAGGCTGTACCCGTTCGTCTTCGTGAAGCAGGGAAACGTCATGGAAGTATACGTCAAGAGGGACTCATTCTGCCCCGGCCTCAACCATCCCGAAGGGGAACCCATAACCAAGGAGTTCCTCCTGAGGGAGTACGGGGACGTCATAGAAGCCTACCGCAGAAAAGTTGTGAAGAGCAGGGAGTGA
- a CDS encoding 50S ribosomal protein L18e, producing the protein MVKRTGPTDINLRRLIRYLRKKSNEEGVKIWKDIAWRLERPRRQRAEVNVSRINRYTKDGDTVIVPGSVLGAGKLEHKVTVAAWKFSETAKKKIVEAGGEVLTIEELIERNPKGSGVIIME; encoded by the coding sequence ATGGTCAAGAGAACCGGACCCACTGACATCAACCTGAGGAGGCTCATCCGCTACCTCAGAAAGAAGTCTAATGAGGAAGGGGTTAAGATATGGAAGGACATAGCCTGGCGCCTTGAGAGGCCCAGGAGGCAGAGGGCTGAAGTGAACGTCAGCAGGATCAACCGCTACACCAAGGACGGCGACACCGTCATCGTTCCCGGAAGCGTCCTCGGTGCAGGAAAGCTTGAGCACAAGGTCACCGTTGCCGCCTGGAAGTTCAGCGAGACGGCCAAGAAGAAGATAGTCGAGGCCGGTGGAGAGGTCCTCACCATTGAGGAGCTCATCGAGAGAAACCCGAAGGGTAGTGGAGTAATCATAATGGAGTGA
- a CDS encoding phosphoribosyltransferase family protein, translating to MSQLKSVQEKLRLVRVLRLLKKTYTYEELSRITGLPITVLNRYVRGKVLPSAERTRELLNLLLPYINIEEEVKRRIKFDEYGFFDNMPVLSDTSLMSLIAEDVASRYMDKNVDKVLTAATDGIALGVHVARELSVDVVYAKKKKEVGVEKFYEVSYVPSASGSVTTLYLPHWALKKGENILIVDDVIRSGETQRALLEMCRRAGAKPVGMFFLISVGDVIDHLKKDYSIPVESLIRLE from the coding sequence ATGAGTCAGCTAAAGTCCGTTCAGGAAAAGCTCAGACTCGTCAGGGTGCTCAGACTGCTCAAGAAGACCTACACCTATGAAGAGCTGTCCAGAATAACAGGCCTCCCCATCACGGTACTCAACAGGTACGTGAGGGGAAAGGTCCTTCCAAGCGCCGAGAGGACAAGGGAGCTTCTGAACCTGTTGCTCCCCTACATCAACATAGAGGAAGAGGTCAAGAGGAGGATAAAATTCGACGAGTACGGGTTCTTCGACAACATGCCCGTCCTCAGCGACACCTCCTTGATGAGCCTCATTGCGGAGGACGTTGCGAGCAGGTACATGGACAAGAACGTGGACAAGGTGCTCACCGCGGCAACCGATGGAATCGCCCTCGGCGTCCACGTCGCCAGAGAGCTAAGCGTTGATGTCGTCTACGCCAAGAAGAAAAAGGAAGTCGGAGTCGAGAAGTTCTACGAGGTCAGCTACGTGCCGAGCGCCTCTGGAAGTGTGACAACACTTTATCTGCCCCATTGGGCGCTCAAAAAAGGGGAAAACATCCTCATCGTTGACGACGTAATCAGGAGCGGTGAAACACAGAGGGCCCTCCTTGAGATGTGCAGACGGGCCGGGGCGAAACCAGTTGGCATGTTCTTCCTCATAAGTGTCGGCGACGTCATAGACCACCTGAAGAAGGACTACAGCATCCCCGTCGAGAGCCTTATCCGGCTGGAGTGA
- a CDS encoding FUN14 domain-containing protein produces MEFDVSAMMGDMGVGAVVGFVTGYAVKKVMKLALALIGAYLVSLLWLEQKGVLIIDKDKLFNLAGEWTHEILTLGEKVTALLPGTAAFLGGFALGFHKG; encoded by the coding sequence ATGGAGTTCGACGTAAGCGCCATGATGGGCGACATGGGCGTTGGTGCAGTGGTGGGCTTCGTGACGGGCTACGCCGTCAAGAAAGTTATGAAGCTGGCACTGGCACTAATCGGCGCCTACCTGGTCAGTCTCCTGTGGCTTGAGCAGAAGGGAGTCCTTATAATCGACAAGGACAAGCTCTTTAACCTGGCGGGGGAATGGACCCATGAAATCCTGACCCTTGGAGAGAAGGTAACGGCCCTCCTTCCTGGAACTGCCGCATTCCTCGGCGGTTTTGCCCTCGGCTTCCACAAAGGTTAA
- a CDS encoding Lrp/AsnC family transcriptional regulator, which yields MDELDLKILSLLQENARLSYREIARELKVAVGTVYNRIKKMEEEGIIRGFAPILDYEKLGFGLTTVIGVKAQGRRIVEIEREIARSDRVIMVYDITGEFDIVVVAKFRDRADMNRFVKWLLSLEGVEKTNTSVAMQVVKEDLRLKLTED from the coding sequence GTGGACGAGCTGGATCTTAAGATACTCTCTTTGCTTCAGGAAAACGCTAGGCTCTCCTACCGTGAGATAGCCCGGGAACTGAAGGTTGCCGTGGGAACCGTGTACAACCGCATTAAAAAGATGGAGGAGGAGGGAATAATCAGAGGTTTTGCGCCGATTCTCGACTATGAGAAGCTTGGCTTTGGCCTCACCACTGTCATAGGGGTCAAAGCTCAGGGCAGGAGAATAGTCGAGATAGAGCGGGAAATCGCCAGGAGCGACCGGGTGATAATGGTCTACGACATAACCGGTGAGTTCGACATAGTGGTGGTTGCCAAGTTTAGGGACCGGGCGGATATGAACCGCTTCGTTAAGTGGCTCCTCTCGCTGGAAGGCGTGGAAAAAACGAACACGAGCGTGGCAATGCAGGTTGTGAAGGAGGATCTGCGGCTTAAACTAACGGAGGACTAG
- a CDS encoding 30S ribosomal protein S13, whose amino-acid sequence MTDNFRHIVRVAGVDLDGNKQLRWALTGIRGIGINFATMVLRVAGIDPYMKTGYLTDEQVKKIEKVLEDPIAHGIPAWAVNRPKDYETGKDMHLITAKLVMAWREDVNRLRRIRAYRGIRHELGLPLRGQRTRSNFRHGSTIGVRRKKK is encoded by the coding sequence ATGACGGACAACTTCAGACACATAGTCCGTGTAGCGGGAGTTGATTTGGACGGAAATAAGCAGCTGAGATGGGCCCTCACGGGCATCAGGGGTATAGGCATAAACTTCGCCACCATGGTGCTCAGGGTTGCAGGAATCGACCCGTACATGAAGACCGGTTACCTCACCGACGAGCAGGTCAAGAAGATTGAGAAGGTGCTCGAAGACCCGATCGCCCACGGTATACCCGCCTGGGCAGTCAACAGGCCGAAGGACTACGAGACCGGCAAGGACATGCACCTCATCACCGCCAAGCTCGTCATGGCCTGGCGTGAGGACGTCAACAGGCTCAGGAGAATACGCGCCTACCGCGGCATAAGGCACGAGCTCGGCCTTCCGCTCCGCGGACAGAGGACCAGGTCGAACTTCAGGCACGGCTCGACCATTGGCGTGAGAAGGAAGAAGAAGTGA
- a CDS encoding lipopolysaccharide biosynthesis protein, whose translation MSYERRVILRHSLASVIALGLTGLTRFLYSAITARRFGVEELGMANSLISKAFFAAIPLSFFAVALGKYASEFLGGGKTDSIRSITLPAFLLPLAGLLLLPLNFYLGILATFRGIQLTLRNFLYGIHRGEHYAYIITLAFAGFMVGFILPNVLAPYLLFLGLIAVFSAAYLMKFNLIGKPRKREMKLLLSYSSFAFLGTLSGVFLIQGPYFMSEYLSSPEVAGVVSAILSAAFLLTYLPQVLQSAIMPLFSYKYGRNEDDYVRLLAEKTTAFLVLATGSAIFVLMLPGREVLSAIFGFDVGPAFYLALMAMEVYIAYNPSIVALNSTAYVKKGTFVALIGAFAVLLSWLYLIPAFGAVGVMVGLALGYGLILIGVAHYARNLLKISPRIYVPLVVALLLQSLVFLSKYALLLGFLLFLAYERREITEGMELLKSFRGRGS comes from the coding sequence ATGAGCTACGAGCGCCGGGTCATTCTGCGCCACTCACTGGCATCGGTGATTGCCCTGGGCCTCACGGGGTTAACCCGGTTTCTGTACAGCGCGATAACCGCGAGGCGCTTCGGCGTTGAGGAGCTGGGAATGGCGAACTCCCTTATCTCAAAGGCATTCTTTGCCGCCATACCTTTGAGCTTTTTCGCGGTAGCCCTCGGCAAGTACGCCTCCGAGTTCCTCGGGGGTGGCAAAACCGACTCAATACGCTCCATAACCCTTCCAGCCTTTCTCCTTCCCCTTGCCGGACTGCTCCTGCTCCCCCTGAACTTCTACCTCGGAATCCTCGCAACATTCAGGGGGATTCAGCTGACCCTCAGAAACTTCCTCTACGGCATCCACAGGGGAGAGCACTACGCGTACATAATAACCCTGGCTTTCGCGGGCTTCATGGTGGGATTTATACTGCCCAACGTCCTCGCACCGTACCTGCTCTTCCTGGGGCTGATAGCGGTTTTCTCCGCCGCTTATCTGATGAAGTTCAACCTCATTGGAAAGCCCCGGAAAAGGGAGATGAAGCTGCTCCTCTCGTATTCTTCCTTTGCATTCCTGGGAACTCTCTCGGGTGTTTTCCTGATACAGGGCCCCTATTTCATGAGCGAGTACCTATCCAGCCCGGAGGTTGCCGGAGTGGTGTCGGCTATACTCTCTGCTGCATTCCTTCTAACGTACCTCCCCCAGGTTCTCCAGTCTGCCATAATGCCCCTCTTTTCATACAAGTACGGCAGGAACGAGGACGACTACGTTAGGCTCCTCGCCGAGAAGACAACGGCTTTTTTGGTACTCGCCACAGGCTCTGCCATATTCGTCCTGATGCTCCCCGGCAGGGAGGTTCTCTCGGCGATATTCGGCTTCGACGTCGGTCCTGCCTTCTACCTCGCCCTCATGGCGATGGAGGTCTACATAGCCTACAACCCCAGCATAGTCGCCCTCAACTCGACCGCCTACGTTAAAAAAGGAACCTTTGTGGCGCTCATTGGGGCCTTTGCGGTTCTCCTTTCATGGCTGTACCTCATCCCCGCCTTTGGGGCGGTGGGTGTAATGGTGGGCCTCGCCCTCGGCTACGGTCTCATCCTAATCGGCGTCGCCCACTACGCCAGAAATCTTTTGAAGATATCCCCCCGAATATACGTTCCGCTGGTCGTGGCGCTGCTCCTTCAGTCCCTGGTATTCCTATCCAAGTATGCCCTACTCCTCGGATTCCTCCTTTTCCTTGCATACGAGAGGAGGGAAATAACGGAGGGAATGGAACTCCTCAAATCCTTCCGTGGTAGAGGATCTTGA
- a CDS encoding metallophosphatase family protein, whose translation MVYVAVLANVNGNLPALAKALEKIEALKEDGHEIEKYYILGNVVGLFPYPREVLDTLDDLIKNNRVSVIRGEFDQVIAASDPHSEGPDYIERVDYPEYVKRALKYTWESLGHEGREFIRDLPIYLVDRIGKNDIFGVYGSPLDPFGGKVLPEQPTSYYEGIMRPLKDYEILFVASPKYPVNAMTRYGRVVCPGSIGFPPGREHRATFALVDVDTLHTKFIEVDYDKRLIEERIRREGLPRELVKILYHGRI comes from the coding sequence ATGGTCTACGTTGCGGTTCTGGCGAACGTCAACGGCAACCTCCCAGCGCTGGCAAAGGCCCTTGAGAAGATAGAAGCGCTCAAGGAGGATGGCCACGAAATCGAAAAGTACTACATCCTTGGGAACGTGGTCGGCCTGTTCCCGTATCCGAGGGAGGTTCTGGACACCCTGGACGACCTCATAAAAAACAATAGGGTCAGCGTCATCCGCGGTGAGTTCGATCAGGTTATAGCCGCGAGTGACCCCCACTCGGAGGGACCGGACTACATAGAGAGGGTGGACTATCCGGAGTACGTCAAACGGGCGCTTAAGTACACATGGGAGAGCCTCGGCCATGAGGGCAGAGAGTTCATAAGGGACCTGCCGATTTACCTCGTTGACAGGATTGGAAAGAACGACATCTTCGGAGTCTACGGAAGCCCACTCGACCCATTTGGGGGAAAAGTCCTGCCGGAGCAGCCGACGAGCTACTACGAGGGAATAATGCGCCCCTTGAAGGACTACGAGATACTCTTCGTGGCCTCGCCGAAGTACCCGGTCAACGCCATGACCCGCTACGGAAGGGTCGTCTGCCCGGGAAGCATAGGATTCCCGCCCGGCAGGGAGCACAGGGCCACGTTCGCCCTGGTGGACGTTGACACACTCCACACGAAGTTCATAGAGGTTGACTACGACAAGAGGCTCATCGAGGAGAGGATACGCAGGGAAGGCCTTCCCAGGGAGCTCGTCAAGATCCTCTACCACGGAAGGATTTGA
- the rplM gene encoding 50S ribosomal protein L13, with amino-acid sequence MRIINAEGLILGRLASKVAKMLLEGEEVVIVNADKAIITGNREDIFAKYKQRTELRTRTNPRKGPFYPKRSDEIVRRTVRGMLPWKTDRGRKAFKRLKVYAGVPKEFEGRELETIIEAHMSRLATPKYVTVGEVAKFLGGKF; translated from the coding sequence ATGAGGATAATTAACGCTGAAGGACTCATACTCGGAAGGCTCGCCTCGAAGGTCGCCAAGATGCTCCTTGAGGGCGAGGAAGTTGTCATAGTCAACGCCGACAAGGCCATCATCACCGGAAACCGCGAGGACATCTTCGCCAAGTACAAGCAGAGAACCGAGCTGAGGACCAGGACCAACCCGAGGAAGGGTCCGTTCTATCCGAAGAGGAGCGACGAGATAGTCAGGAGAACCGTCAGAGGAATGCTCCCCTGGAAGACCGACCGCGGAAGGAAGGCCTTCAAGAGGCTCAAGGTCTACGCTGGGGTTCCAAAGGAGTTCGAGGGCAGGGAGCTTGAGACCATAATCGAGGCCCACATGTCAAGGCTCGCAACCCCGAAGTACGTTACCGTTGGCGAGGTTGCCAAGTTCCTCGGTGGAAAGTTCTGA